The Candidatus Poribacteria bacterium genome includes a region encoding these proteins:
- a CDS encoding glutamate synthase: MAEIICDGKTTRDINTEIKRLIAGGETNIRMKNPVARHNLGVAILQSVKLTFDGSVGYYCAGMVDGPTVEIKGSAGWGLAESMMGGTVTVERNAGNGAAASIRGGTVVVRSDAASRLGVSMKGGLIIVGGNCGYMAGFMAQRGTIIVCGDTGEAFADSMYEAVCFVGGNIAELGNDAVIEEPTTEDLTFLESTLSQHLPSKVGNSQTLLHNFKKVVSGRKLWNFDKDERAVWREAL, encoded by the coding sequence ATGGCAGAGATAATCTGTGACGGTAAAACGACCCGCGACATCAACACGGAAATCAAACGCCTCATCGCGGGTGGTGAAACCAATATCCGCATGAAAAACCCCGTCGCTCGGCACAACTTGGGCGTCGCGATTCTACAGTCGGTAAAGTTGACCTTCGACGGGAGTGTTGGTTACTACTGTGCAGGGATGGTCGACGGTCCCACCGTGGAAATCAAAGGGAGCGCAGGTTGGGGATTGGCGGAATCTATGATGGGCGGCACTGTTACTGTCGAAAGGAATGCGGGCAACGGTGCGGCGGCTTCAATTCGAGGTGGGACGGTTGTGGTTCGGAGCGACGCAGCTTCGCGGTTGGGCGTTTCGATGAAAGGTGGACTGATAATCGTCGGCGGCAACTGTGGTTACATGGCGGGTTTCATGGCGCAGCGAGGGACGATCATTGTCTGCGGAGACACGGGGGAAGCATTCGCTGATTCGATGTATGAAGCGGTTTGCTTTGTCGGCGGTAACATCGCTGAACTCGGCAACGACGCCGTGATTGAGGAACCGACTACAGAAGATCTCACCTTCCTTGAATCCACCCTGTCTCAGCATCTCCCTTCCAAAGTTGGCAACTCACAGACTCTCCTCCACAATTTCAAGAAAGTCGTCTCTGGGCGCAAGTTGTGGAACTTCGATAAGGACGAGCGAGCGGTGTGGCGGGAAGCGTTGTGA